The sequence CCGAAAGTAGTGATAATATGATTATTACCAATGACAATGCTTCTTTTTTAGCGAGCAGTCAATGCTTAAGTCTATAGTTACATTTATTATGTATGTTGCTAATTATAGCGAAAACTGATATTATAGTTTATTCTCATCCTTCAGGAGCAAACTCAGAAAATTACCCTTCATCTACTTCCATTGAAAACACTGCCAAAGGAAATCAAGCAGAAAAACCGTTGTCTATCACCAAAAATTCTAGAAGAGATGATGAAGAGgaacaaaagagttacatggaaCTAAGGAGAAGAAACAGTGGTATTAGCCTTGAAAGGTCTCAAGATTTACGGCAGTATGACTATGATGAAACATCCAATCTCTACTTAATGTAAAGCCCTGGTCTGTCGTAATTGCGTTTTATATTTGACATAGtgtatttttcttgcttttatttttcatgtcaTATCATGTTGTGCACTTACAATTCTCTAATGCTTCTTTAATCTTAATCTTGGATGCAGAAGTTTATTGGTTTCTATAGACATTGCGGTTTTCCTGTTTGAAATAGCAAGTCCGATAAGGAACTCTGACTTAGAGCTCCTTTCTCTTCCATTACTATATGGAGCAAAGATAAACCAATTGATCTTGGTTGGAGAATGGTGGCGGCTACTGACGCCCATGTTTCTGGTACAAGATTGATGATTGGGTTCGTGTTTCCATTCTATTGCTgtttagcatttattttttaactcaaaattaTCAGACATCAAAATCCACTTCAAATAGTGACTGCTACATTTTGGCAAACTGGATGCATATAGGGTCATAGGTCAGTAACTTATTTATTGCAAATAATTGGGGTCATCAATGAAATTTATTACCGAATCATGAATTGAAGTAGATGACATGATGCATAATgtgatctgatttttcttttttgaaatgttaTTGATTGCTTGGAAGCATTAAAAACTCGAGTCTATGAAAAACAGTGGCTTGATTTAATATAGATAATGATTTCATATTCAACAGTACTAATAGTCAGTGTGgctcaaaatatcaaatttgcTATCTctcaaaaccttttcttttcttttttttttgtttgagctAAGATTATTCTCAAAACCTATTCATATGTGCAGCACTCAGGATTTTTTCACATGGCTCTTGGTTGTTGGGGGCTTCTTACATTTGGTCCTCAAGTTTGTAAAGGCTATGgttcttttacatttttcttgatCTATATACTTGGAGGAATTTCTGGCAACTTGACAAGCTTTCTTCACACAGCAGAGCCAACGGTTGGTGGGACAGTAAGAACATTGCAACTTCACTTACTTTTATTCATTGTTTAGGTTATgccttgttttttatttgatcaaGTAATACTGTGTATTGGTTGGTAAGGTCTCATTTCATGATAGACCATGTGGAAGATCATATGTCACAAATGTTGAAGATCTAAACCCACACAGCTCATACTTAAAATAAGTTTCAAACTTTGTATTGCACAAACATGATAAATTTAGTAGCTTTATCCTTCCATAAGCGCTCGATTTAGAGGCAAATCAACTAGCAGCTAGGTATTGAATTCGTATAATGAATATCTCATACGTATAATTCTCTATTAGTTGGCTTGTTGCTGTCAAATATCTAAACCCTCACAGTTCCTCTTgaactaaaagttttaaattaattacTACGTAAGTTAGTTTAATGGCCTTATCATTGCAATACTTCTAAATTTAGAGGAAAATTGAACTAGTAGCTAGGTATTAGATTCATATTAATTCGATATCTTCTTctaaaaagaaatagtaaataaataaataaaatataagttcaATATCtcatacaaataaataaataattttctatagATTGGCTTCTTGCTCTGCCATGGCATAGCTGGGGCCAAATCCTGCTCTAGTGACTACATAATTTTCTTACTCAGCAAAGATGCTCGTTTGATCGAAATTGAGTTGGTGATTGTTCCACATTAATATTCTACTTGGCTTAAACATTTTAGGCTCCATCTGCTTTTTGGCAGTCTTACAAAGAAAATCCTACTATTATTGGTCCTTGAATAATCCTTCCATACTAAATCCATCAATCATGTGCGTAGTTCAAGCCTTCCATTCAGATAATATCATAAAAAGTATAAAGCCATTTGCATCAAACTCACAGCATTTTCTGTTCCTTAGACGATCATTTTCTATGTCAAGTAATGGTAATCACTTAAACTCTCGGTGAAGTTGGATGGCTAGCTATTATTATGTATCTATACTTTCTTCCATGGGGGTGTATAATTGGCAATTTCTTTGTACTTTTCCCTGATATTGTCTACTTAAGGGACCCGGGTGGGCCCAGGCCCCtgggtccaattttttttatacttattatatattttatttttgtagttgagATCATTTTTGAAACCTTAGGTCCCTATTCTCTTTAATAAACCTAGCTAGCCTTATTCAAATAACAACTattcaacccaaaaacttaacaaaaacaataaaaacattcataaaggtgattgtattttagcaaaaaaaaaaaaaaaaaaaactattttaccacaaaaaaaaaccaaaaatcatgtattattggagaagttaaaactaatttttttacaattacagTAAACTGACATAAATACTAGTTGACTATAGCAAATTGTTAAATAtgaaatacaatattttattaagattatatttaTTCATTcgattaaaaaactcaaattctctctcttcctttataattttaattagttgtttatattattttaaatgaagtgataaaaaaatagaacatttaatattgggtgtattgtaaagtgtagtggtaaaatagataaaataactttttaaggtgttaaaagctaaaatttttagcaataccactatgaatgctctaacttcaacaaaaaaaaaaaaaaaaaatcctagctatcctagtattaaaaaaatcattattttgttttttttttgttcttgtctttgttggtaaatTATTGCATCataatgtatttagaaacaacaattttttgtatttataattttttaatactatatagatGCCcatttgaaggttttttttttctttacactcCAACTCCTGCTACCTTAAAATCCCGAGTCTGTCCCTGTCTACATTGTgatcaattttcttttatctatatatatatatatatatatatatatatgtgattcTCATCATTTTTTGTCTTCACCTTTCTATATTTGACCAATTCCGTTACACACACAGGGACCGGTATATGCCATAATAGGAGCATGGCTCATTTATCAAGTCCAAAACAAAGACGTTATTGCAAAGGATCTTTCGGATAGTATGTTCCAGAAGGCAATAATTATAACGCTCCTTGGCTTCGCATTAAGCAATTTCGGTCGAATTGATGACTGGTAAGGTTTCAGCCAATAGAATCTTGGATACATTATTTtgtgaatatatttttctagttGGTCATTTGAGATTTCTTCGATATAAAATGATTCAGTTCTGATTGTTATGGGATATGAAAACACATGGTCATCATGTATTGGAAGTAAGAATGATAAGATAAACATGCAATAATGAAAACTTATATggcttttgaattttaaaacCCATTTATGGATTGACTGTTGTAGGACACACTTTGGAGCAGCTTTTACTGGAACAGCATATGGCTTTTTCACATGCCCAACACTTCAGTTGGATGATGCATCTTCAAGAACTGGTCAAGAAGAAGGAATCACACTTGTTAAGCGATATGCTGATCCTTGTAAATCACTTATTTTCTTCACCATCTTCATTATTGTTTTAAGctctttactcttttttattgaaCCTCCTCTAAACGCCGTAGCGTCTGAGAACTTCGCATAGATGTGCAGAATAGGATGCAATATGGCAGTAGTGTTTCTAAATTCATGTAGCATGGACTTGAATAATAggtctttcttcttttcatttcttatgttttgtttatttatttatttttcttcctttgatATTGCCCTTAAATTTCACTATGGACACAGTTTCAACCCTATTCAAAGTAGAATAAATTGTTTGAAAGCTTGTCTCAAAAAAATACAGTTCAGTTAACCTTTGTTGTGTGTTTTGATATTAACTCTAACGTAATTTAGCATTGCAAGACCAATTTATCCTCATTTGCttgttttagagagagaggtaaattggttttttaatactaaattcTGTTAGACTAAAAACCAAAATAGACGATAGAgggggccaaaatggccaaataccaccttttttggaaatttttagcaaaaaaacactgtttcggaaataaatggcaaagtaccactttttccaaaactcgagtttcagaaactcgagttcctcatCAGTTCTGCCACCATGGCACTGTTGAGTTGGATTTGtgcgattaaaaaaaattatgtggtacttgagcttggtaaactcgagtaccatttaCATAATACTCGAGtataccaagctcgagtaccttttataaataaaatgcaaaaaaaaaaaaaaaaaaaaaaattacacagtactcgagtttggtaaactcgagtactgtgtaatttttttttgttttgcttttttttgtttggggataaacaacaaataaacgtaaagataaaaataagtagcttttttatgtttttatttatttaaatagaagcattgtaaaatatagagattttaattttgaaatatgaatttaatttctacattaattaaaattgttcattgttttctcataaaaattgttcactgttttctgtataaacaatttctacgattttgcataaaattattttctgtttagcattatttaagaaattgttcgctctcttttttgcataaattattttttgttcactatttaaaaaattgttcactgttttctcataaaacacctagtgaaatagtgatttctaaatttaaacgccaaatctgaatgctttttcatgtttgaatttcacaataatcgaatatatttttctgaattgataaaatttgtttctacattaataaaattttccctctgcacatcatatttactgtatattcaaatctgcttattgcattcataaaatctgttttatgcattaagtaaaactgttcactgttttctcataaaaattgttcactgttttctgcataaactatttctagcattttgcataaaattattttctgttcagcattatttaaaaaattgtttactctcttttctgcttaaattattctctgttcattgtttaaaaaattgttcgctgttttctcataaaacacctagtgaaatcgtgttttctaaatttaaaagccaaatctgaatgctttttcacgtttaaatttcacaataatcgaatttgtttttctgcattgataaaatctgtttctacgttaataaaatttgctctctacacatcatgtttactgtattttCGAAGCTGCttaccgcattcataaaatctgatttttgcattaattaaaactgttcactcttttctgcataaattgtTTTTTGCATTGGCACAGTTATTGCACTtatatggtttttgtgttttcttttttaaatatgtaaccatatgaataatggacaaactccatgaaagaaaaatgaatgattcgtataaatcacctaatggtaaatgccttgaaaaatttgaatttgtaaaaaagttcgaATTAGTTGAATGTAGAAATGTTCACtaagtaaaactattttttgcattaagtaaaactgttcactgttttctcataaaaattgttcaccgttttctgcataaactatttctagcattccgCATAAAAtcattttctgttcagcattatttaaaaaattgttcactctcttttctgcgtaaattattctCTGTTCACTGTTTAAAATATTGTTcgctgttttctcataaaacacctagtgaaatcgtgttttctaaatttaaaaaccaaatttgaatgctttttcatgtttgaatttcacaataatcgaatttgtttttctgcatggataaaatctgtttctacgttaataaaatttgctctctacacatcatgtttactgtatattcgaagctgcttactgcattcataaaatctgttttttgcattaagtaaaactgttcactgttttctcataaaaattgttcactgttttctgcataaactgtttttagcattggcgcaattattgttgaaaatagTGGACAATTTAAAACTATGTACTAATGTACTAATCATCctgatttgatgaaaatttcaaaattgttgaatgtacaaaatcgtgaaatctcataaaacaaaatttagatgtgCAGATCGTTCAAATTTGTTGATTGTATAAAATCTTGAAAGTacagaataaaattgtgtaaattagatttcgaatttttcaacaaattcggATGATCAGTACATtagtacacaattttccatttaattttcacgattttgtacatttaacgaattcaaacttttcaacaaattcagaCTATCAGTGCatctaatttacacaattttattttgtactttcaagaTTTTATACAATCAACAAATTCGAACAGTCTGtacatctaaattttgttttttacaaattcgaatgatctgtacatctaatgtacacaattttctcttgaattttcacgattttgtactttcaacgaaatcaaatttctcaacaagtccAGAATAtttgtacatataatgtacacaactttccattgaattttcacgatttggTACATTCAACAATTTCGATTTTCCATTAAgatttcacgattttgtacgttcaacaattttaaaattttcatcaaatcaagaTGATTAGTACATTAGTACatagttttaaattgaattttcacgaATTTGTACATTTGACGACTTCATATTTGGAAACAAATTTGGatgatctgtacatctaatgtaattaattttccaTTAAGTTTACTCAATTTGttatgttcttcaattttcatttgaattttcacgattttacACAACCAACgaattcaaacttttcaacaaattcgtactatctgtacatctaatgtacacaatttttcctTGAGTTTTCACAGTTTTGTACattcaacaaattcaaatttttaaacaaatacataCGATCTATACATCTAACGTACAtacttttccattgaattttcattattttgtactttcaacgaaatcaaatttctcaacaactCTAGACTATCTGTACATCTTATGTACACCTTCACTATTTGGTACGTTCATTGATTTTCCATCGATTTTTCTAAACTTTCTACATTCAACTAATtcgaacttttttacaaattcgaatTTTTCGAGACATTTACCATTAGGTGATTTATacgaatcattcatttttctttcatggagtttgttcattattcatatggttacatatttaaaaaaaaaaaaacataaaaaccatATAAATGCAATAACTGCGCCAATGCTAAAAacaatttatgcagaaaagagtgaacaatttttatgagaaaatagtgaacagttttaattaatgcaaaaaacagattttatgaatacGGTAAGCAGCTTCGaaaatacagtaaacatgatgtgtagagagcaaattttattaacgtagaaacagattttatcaatgcagaaaaacaaattcgattattgtgaaatttaaacatgaaaaagcattcagatttggcttttaaatttagaaaacacgatttcactaggtgttttatgggaaaatagcgaacaattttttaaacaatgaacagagaataatttacgcagaaaaaagagtgaacaattttttaaataatgctgaacataaaataattttatgcagaatgctagaaatagtttatgcagaaaacagtgaacaattttttatgagaaaacagtaaacagttttacttaatgcagaAAATAGTTTTACTTAGTGAACAGTTCTACATTCAACTAATtcgaacttttttacaaatttgaatttttcgaggcatttaccattaggtgatttatacaaatcattcatttttctttcatggagtttgtccattattcatatggttacatatttaaaaaaaaaaaacacaaaaaccatataAGTGCAATAACTGCGCCAATGCTAAAAacaatttatgcagaaaagagtgaacaatttttatgagaaaacagtgaacagttttaattaatgcaaaaaacagattttatgaatgctgCAAGCAGCTTCGAAAATatagtaaacatgatgtgtagagagcaaattttattaacgtaGAAACAGATtgtatcaatgcagaaaaacaaattcgattattgtgaaatttaaacgtgaaaaagcattcagatttggcttttaaatttagaaaacacgatttcactaggtgttttatgagaaaacagcgaacaattttttaaacaatgaaCAAAGAATAATTTAAGCAGAAAAGAcagtaaacaattttttaaataatgctgaacagaaaataattttatgcaaaatgctagaaatagtttatgcagaaaacagtgaacaatttttatgagaaaacagtgaacagttttacttaatgcagaaaatagattttatgaatgcagtaagcagatttgaatatacagtaaatatgatgtgcggagggaaaatttttattaatgtagaaacaaattttatcaattcagaaaaatatatttgattattgtgaaattcaaacatgaaaaagcattcagatttggcgtttaaatttagaaatcacgatttcactaggtgttttattagaaaacagtgaacaaaaaataatttatgcaaaaaagagagcgaacaatttcttaaataatgctgaacagaaaataattttatgcaaaatcgtagaaattgtttatacagaaaacagtgaacaatttttatgagaaaacaatgaacaattttaattaaaaaaaaaaaagttaaaagagtcATCTCAAACTTACCGAAATTTTTTATTGCTAATAACAAAAGCCACTACCcacgttttttattttattttttattttaatttctttaaatcGTATAGAAATTTTTGTTGCCAATCACCCACTTATGTTTCATTAATATTCTTCCTCTGAACTATTTCTATTTGTCAtctattttaattcaaatacttcaacACTCCACTTCTTTTttacttctttaaaaaaattctatttgttatctatttggATTTAAATGCTTCAACCATCCActttctttttacttctttaagaaaacaaaactaTTCATACTTATCCCAATCCATACAATTATCACAACAATTTCATTCCCAGTTTTGGTTTCAATTTCAGACTGTATGAAATTGCCCAcatttgaaaatgttaaaattgcattAATAATAGGGATAACAAAGTAAAATTACTACTCCAAAATACCCACTGCTATCTTAACTCTCATTAGCAACTATCAAAAAAGTCCAAGAGAAGGGAACCACTACGAGTGTATCACTATCTCAAGATTCTCAACTCCCACAAGCGTATCACAAACtgattcaaatttaaacaaacCCACTAGTTACTATCCTTATCATTCTCAATTTCGCattcaaattgaaaaaccaATTAACTTTTATGACAAAATCACATGCAGCAACCTTTTGTTAAACATCTTGCCCATTATTATCATTCATGGAGGGCAGCCAATCAAGCTTGGCAAGAGCGACAGAGATACCCGACTACAACCTTAGTTgctaaattttgataattaaagaGACAAAGTATATCTTATTTCTATTGAGGTACGTATTTCTTAAAGCAAAGGAGGTGAATTCTGAGGTGCTTGTTGTTGACAGAAAGCTTGGCGAAAGAGACAGAGATCCACAACTACAAGTAAATGTGGAAAATGGGCAGGTCGGGTCGGGTTAGGTTGGGTCAATTAGGTTGTGAGTCGGGTTGACTTGTCCCATATTTTTcgcatgaaatattttaaaaagaaaataacatgtattttcCATTTGAAAAGTCACATAGCAAATTACTTAAtataaaatgcattactttgaattcatcACTCATATCAAAAATGAGCATAGCTAAACAAATTGAcactttttcaataattttaaaattatacaaatcccaacattactaaccaaaacaaaatagcacaaagataagtaaaataaatacacaagtttcatttctacacaatatgaacatcccaaaacataaaacaaaattacaaatgcctTATTAGATAActaatttgataaagaataacaacatataagaaatttacaatcttaaaaactaattttataatctactatcaattgtggttgtcactctatttcaatttgagaatatacattaaagtttgactgtttacttatttatacacggtttcttttatgaatattatgtcattgttaagcaacacacactccaggaaatatcataatttattttaaaaatctgtTCATTTTGGAcatgaattgttaaaaaataggccTAAGCATTCACAATTTGTGCTAATTTCattgatactttggctttacTCGTTTCACATTTATGAATGTTtctcataaattttaaatttattcttttatgtctataatgttaaatttatgtttttaactctacaATAACCATATTATTTTGGCATGTACTTTGTTGTTTGATACCTAAAAAATcattactcattacagaatgccttaaccattcatctttcaatttatttgcatgtAATTAAGGTCTCAATTGTTTTCTTAAAGCTCACAACAAACGATTGAAccaatattgttttaattttattattttttttaccaatttttttaaattataaatggtTCGGGTcacgggttgggtcgggttggtTGACCTGCAAAAAAAGGAGTTGGTTCACGGGTTaacccgtttttgcttcggGTCAAAAAATTTGGGTTCAGGTTGGGTCAGGTCGAATCAGGTTAGCAAATTCTGACCCATTTTGTCAAGTTTAACTACAAGCCCAGTCTTAAAGGCAAATTATATCTTATTTCTATTAAGGTATGTATTTGATTCCTACAAGCTCTGATTCATTTGCTATCATGCTGCATTAGAGTTTTGtgttacctttttcttttttagggttCTTTATTCTAAGTAAATGGTTGTTTGGTCTTTATTAATCTTCTTATACCTTTTTATATTTACCTACTTGATATTGCCAAGGTTATATGTAGGGATTTTTGCCAAATTGTACCATAACTGCTTGTAAAATGGTGTAAACGCATTACATGGTGTAGTGTGGTGTGCAGTTTTATATTAGATAACCGCATCGCACTGCACCGCCTTgcaccctatatatatatagatagatacgGATAAAATCCCTAAGTAGACGGACATAAATAACGGGAGTAGACATTAGTGACGGAGTCACCAAAAGAGATGGTCCTGGCATTCTAAAGAACTAGTGGACAGACTCATGATCTGGATGGATAGGAGATACGGCGGTTGTCCTTCTTAAAGTAGATGGACTTATAACATGGAGGGAGAGGAGATACGACGGTTAGATTCATCGAGGCAGACAGACCTAAGCGAGACGATTTGCTAAAGCCACATGGCACCTTCGTGGCATCTATGTGTCACCTTCGTGGTTTGAGTGGTCTCCAAGAATCCTAGTATGAAAATGTCTTGCACTCTACGCCCAACTACAATCGGAGGAATCCCTAAAAGGAACGGATCTTGTAAATTGCGAGTATTAATGAGGATTTTCTCTATAAGAAAATACCCCCTCCACTAAGAAATTAAGGTCAGCtttacactactataaaaacccccccaaaaccctcacaaatcaaggtacacGTAATTTTTTCTAGCTTTGGCACTTTAGAGTTGTAGAAATTCTCCCTCTCTAACTTAACTTTCAGAGGGTATATAGTCGGTACCACACTGGTACTCTCTGTAAGGTCtcctttatttctgtttcacaggTTATGTCTAGAGCACGTGAGGACTATGCGATTCATTGACGATTTTTGGCattatctcatatatatatatatatatataactattcatatttaatatatatttactt is a genomic window of Quercus lobata isolate SW786 chromosome 2, ValleyOak3.0 Primary Assembly, whole genome shotgun sequence containing:
- the LOC115975802 gene encoding RHOMBOID-like protein 9, chloroplastic, with protein sequence MAVVPICYKMPYKDQTQPIQNVIRHGERGFLSECIAFANVTRCFMCRRWHGSYPTTDILTRTKIKEGIAPRGLACNRGCSIHFKGMMEVNVLQRGCLRESHLRSTSDNDLHREKFSMMCYASVSSTNEMQLRSLDSYFEKLQDDAKLPPDNSNNTKELHSRNSQFRSKKELDSLEIYLGKLRKGANSENYPSSTSIENTAKGNQAEKPLSITKNSRRDDEEEQKSYMELRRRNSGISLERSQDLRQYDYDETSNLYLISLLVSIDIAVFLFEIASPIRNSDLELLSLPLLYGAKINQLILVGEWWRLLTPMFLHSGFFHMALGCWGLLTFGPQVCKGYGSFTFFLIYILGGISGNLTSFLHTAEPTVGGTGPVYAIIGAWLIYQVQNKDVIAKDLSDSMFQKAIIITLLGFALSNFGRIDDWTHFGAAFTGTAYGFFTCPTLQLDDASSRTGQEEGITLVKRYADPCKSLIFFTIFIIVLSSLLFFIEPPLNAVASENFA